From a single Sulfitobacter faviae genomic region:
- a CDS encoding amino acid ABC transporter substrate-binding protein, which yields MLKQIVTATALAAVTGTAAFAQDNDTLRVGMSGGYFPFTFVKQDVLQGFEVDVMNAVGEEAGFEVEFETMAFSGLIGALDAGRIDTIANQITITPERQEKFAFTAPYVFDGAQVVTKEGNEEIGGVEDLRGKTVAVNLGSNFEQLLNELAFADEIEIKTYESNIAQDTALGRVDAFVMDRVSSAQLIQESPLPLQLAGKPFSEIRNALPFQDNDEGRALRDRVDTALESLREDGTLAEISDKWFGTDITKAE from the coding sequence ATGCTGAAACAGATCGTTACCGCAACCGCGCTCGCCGCGGTCACCGGCACCGCAGCCTTTGCCCAAGACAATGACACGCTCCGCGTCGGCATGTCGGGCGGCTATTTCCCCTTCACCTTCGTGAAGCAGGACGTACTTCAGGGTTTTGAAGTCGATGTCATGAACGCCGTCGGCGAAGAGGCGGGTTTCGAGGTCGAGTTCGAGACCATGGCCTTCTCCGGCCTGATCGGCGCGCTGGACGCAGGCCGCATTGATACGATCGCCAACCAGATCACCATCACGCCCGAGCGTCAGGAAAAATTCGCCTTTACCGCGCCTTATGTCTTTGACGGTGCGCAGGTCGTGACCAAAGAGGGCAACGAAGAGATCGGCGGCGTCGAAGACCTGCGCGGCAAAACCGTGGCGGTGAACCTTGGGTCGAACTTCGAGCAGCTTTTGAACGAACTTGCCTTCGCCGATGAGATCGAGATCAAGACCTATGAGTCCAACATCGCCCAAGATACCGCGCTTGGCCGGGTCGATGCCTTTGTGATGGACCGGGTTTCTTCGGCGCAGCTTATTCAGGAAAGCCCCCTGCCGCTGCAACTGGCGGGCAAGCCCTTCTCTGAGATCCGCAACGCCCTGCCGTTCCAAGACAATGACGAAGGCCGCGCGCTGCGTGACCGTGTCGACACTGCGCTGGAATCCCTGCGCGAAGACGGTACACTGGCCGAAATCTCGGACAAGTGGTTCGGCACAGACATCACCAAAGCGGAGTAA